The genomic stretch CAGCCGGCCGCACAGCCGCTCCAGGTCCCCCACTTCCTTGAGGATGCCTGCCAGCTCCTCGCGCCACACGCTGCGCCCGGACAGCTCGTCCACCGCGTCCAGCCGCGCGTGGATTTCCGGCAGCGAGCCCAGCGGAGACGAAAGCCAGCGCGCCAGCTTGCGCGCGCCCAGGCTCGTCACCGTCTTGTCCAGCACGCCCAGCAGCGAGCCCTTGCGCCCACCGTCCCGCAGCGAGCGCAGCACCTCCAGGTTGGCCCGGGAGGACTCATCCATCAGGAGGTTGCCGCCGCGCTCCTGCCGGCTCAGCCGGTCCACGTGCGCCGCCGCCGTCTTCTGCGTGTCCTTCAGGTAGCGCAGCGCAGCGCCCGCGGCGCCCGCGGCCAGGGGCGCGTCATCCAATCCGAAAGCGGACAGCGACTGCACCGCGAAGTGACTGCGCAGGTAGCCCGCCGCCCGCGTGGGTTCGAACGACGCGGCCTCGCCCTCCGCCACCGCCGGCGTGCGCACCATCCGGGCGAGCAGCTGCGCCACCTCCGGCGCGTCCCGCTTCCCGTCCGGCACCAGCAGCTCACGGGGCTCCACGCGCGACAGCGACTCCGCCAGCTCCGCGATGCCCGGGGCCTCCAGGGCCATGAACTCGCCGGTGGACGCCTCCAGCAGCGCCGCGCCCCAGCCCTTGTCGTTCCAGGACACGGCGGCCAGGAAGTTGCTGGCCTGAGGCTCCAGCACCTCTTCGTCCAGCACCATGCCCGGGGTGATCACCCGCGTGACTTCCCGGCGGACGATGCCCGGCCCGTTGCCCGGCTCCTCCACCTGTTCGCAGATGGCGACCTTCAGGCCCTCGGACACGAGGCGGCCGATGTACCGCCGCGCGGCATGGTAGGGCACCCCGCACATGGGCACCTTGTCCGCGCCCTTGGCCCTCGCGGTGAGGGTGATTTGGAGGATCTCCGAGGCCTTCACCGCGTCCTCGAAGAACATCTCGTAGAAGTCACCCAACCGGAAGAACAGCAGCGAGTCCGGGTGGAGCGCCTTCACCTCCATGTACTGGCGCATCATGGGGGTCAGGGAGGCAATCTCCCGGGCGCCCGCACCCTCGTTTACCGGCCCCACCTCGGGCGTCATGTCCCCGGGGAGCTCCACCGCTGCTGTCTTGCCTGCCTTCGCCTGCTGCGTCACGGCCATCCCTGCCCTTCTCTCATGGCCCCACCCCTGGATCAACGAACCGGCGCCCTACCCGCCGAGTTCCCTTACCACCCACCGCCGACATTCCACCCACCCCACCGCTGAAAACGGGTGCCATGCCCGACGACGCGGGGCATCGTGCGCGCCGCATGGCGCAGACGCCCCCTACTTCAGAGGCCCGGCCCCGGCCTCCCGTGCCCGCGCTCTTCCGCGTGGCCCTGGCCCCCATCCAGGCCTTCTTCCGCCTGGAGGCGGCCAGCGGCATCCTGCTGGCCCTGTGCGCGGTGGCCGCCATGGCGTGGGCCAACTCGCCGTGGGCCGCCACCTACTCCGCGGTGTTCGACGCCCGCATGACGGTGGGGGTGGCGGGCGTCCACGCGGGCTTCACCGTCCGCGAGCTCATCAACGACGGGCTGATGACGCTGTTCTTCTTCGTCGTCGGCATGGAAATCAAGCGCGAGCTGAGCTCGGGCGAGCTGCGCACCTTCTCCCGCGCGGTGCTGCCGCTCATCGCCGCGATGGGCGGCATGATTGTTCCCGCCGCCCTCTACGCCGCCTTCAACCAGGGGACGCCCGCGCAGGCGGGCTGGGCCATCCCCATGGCCACCGACATCGCCTTCTCCATTGGCTGCCTCACGTTGGTCAGGACGCGGGTGAGCCACGGGTTGGTCGTGTTCCTCACGGCGCTGGCCATCTTCGACGACATCGGCGGCATCCTCGTCATCGCCGTGTTCTACGGTTCAGGGCTTCACGCGAGCTGGCTCGTGGGGGCGCTGGGTGTACTCGCCGTGCTGGCGTGCCTCAACCACTTCCAGGTGCGCAACGGCGTGGCGTACGCGCTGGCGGGCGCGGCGCTCTGGTACACGATGCACCACGGCGGCATCCACGCCACGCTGTCGGGTGTGGTGCTGGGCCTGTTCATGCCCGCACGCCCCCTGCGTCCGGGCCGCCACGTGCTGGAGGAGCTGCGCCTCTACGTAGACCGGGCGCTCCTGACGGCGATGGATGAGGCGACGCGGGGCGCGCAGATTCTCTACCTCGAGGAGCGCCTGGAGGAACTGGAGCCGCCGCTCAACCGCTTCGTCCACTTGTGGCACGTGCCCGTGGCGTACGGCATCGTCCCCCTCTTCGCCCTGGCCAACTCAGGCATCTCCCTGGAGGGCATGGGCTGGGCGGACCTGCTCCGGCCGCTGCCGCTGGGCATCATCGCCGGCCTCTTCGTGGGCAAGCAGGTGGGCATCTTCCTGTTCACCTGGGGCTCGGTGAAGCTGGGCGTGGCGGACCGGCCCGGCGGTGCGACGCTGCCGCAAATCCACGGCGTGGCGGTGGTGGCGGGCATTGGCTTCACGGTGGCCCTGTTCGTGGCGGGGCTGGCCTTCCCCACCCAGCCGGAGCTGCTCACGGAGGCCAAGCTGGGCATCCTGGTGGGCTCGCTGCTTTCCGCGGTGGTGGGCTACGCACTCTTGCGCTTCGTGGCGAAGCCGGCCGTCCCGGCGTAACGTAGAGGACAGGAACGCTCGTGATTCTCCAAGACCTCAACCGCGTGCGGCAAATCACCGTCATCGCGGCGCGCCACGGCTTTGGCGAGCTGGCGGAGCGCGCGGGCCTGTGGCGCATCCTCGGCCGCAAGGAGAAGGTGGAA from Myxococcus xanthus encodes the following:
- the nhaA gene encoding Na+/H+ antiporter NhaA, which codes for MAQTPPTSEARPRPPVPALFRVALAPIQAFFRLEAASGILLALCAVAAMAWANSPWAATYSAVFDARMTVGVAGVHAGFTVRELINDGLMTLFFFVVGMEIKRELSSGELRTFSRAVLPLIAAMGGMIVPAALYAAFNQGTPAQAGWAIPMATDIAFSIGCLTLVRTRVSHGLVVFLTALAIFDDIGGILVIAVFYGSGLHASWLVGALGVLAVLACLNHFQVRNGVAYALAGAALWYTMHHGGIHATLSGVVLGLFMPARPLRPGRHVLEELRLYVDRALLTAMDEATRGAQILYLEERLEELEPPLNRFVHLWHVPVAYGIVPLFALANSGISLEGMGWADLLRPLPLGIIAGLFVGKQVGIFLFTWGSVKLGVADRPGGATLPQIHGVAVVAGIGFTVALFVAGLAFPTQPELLTEAKLGILVGSLLSAVVGYALLRFVAKPAVPA